The genomic segment TGAGTGAACATGAGTTCACGAAATGCGCTCTAGTGTGTGTGGCGCGCGCGCAGGCGATAGGTTCCGCTGTCGTCCTCGAACCCGTCGAAGAAATCGCCGATCTGGGGATGGCGCACCGGATCGCCGGACTCGTCGGGCAGCAGGTTCTGCTCCGACACATAGGCGATGTACTCCGTCTCCTCGTTCTCCGCCAGGAGGTGATAGAAGGGCTGGTCCCTGGAGGGACGGATGTCCTCCGGGATCGACTCCCACCATTCCTCGGTGTTGGAGAAGGTGGCGTCGACATCGAAGATCACGCCGCGAAACGGAAAATGCCGGTGC from the Kaustia mangrovi genome contains:
- the hspQ gene encoding heat shock protein HspQ, translating into MFDLYMAPINRTAKYRIGQVVKHRHFPFRGVIFDVDATFSNTEEWWESIPEDIRPSRDQPFYHLLAENEETEYIAYVSEQNLLPDESGDPVRHPQIGDFFDGFEDDSGTYRLRARHTH